The Betta splendens chromosome 4, fBetSpl5.4, whole genome shotgun sequence genome contains a region encoding:
- the ctns gene encoding cystinosin isoform X2, with amino-acid sequence MQNLGLDGCLLVQLLLLWTLTNASDSRVNLFAPEAVTLEEHCKAQITITSSLPSNQSTVIVLNVTYSSKSNYSSIITLPEQVLLPADLTSISFNVTALGVGQVTTHLQSNNTEQQHSLTVKICFLVVHSEALSVISQVIGWIYFVAWSVSFYPQAWENWKRKSVVGLNFDFLALNLTGFFAYSVFNIGLFWVKYIKEEFLQKNPNGINPVSANDVFFSLHALLLCLVYICQAAIYERGGQKISRLTLFLLVVGWMFALVSLFVAVAKQITWLDYLYYFSYIKLAVTLIKYVPQAYMNYIRKSTVGWSIGNVLLDFTGGTFSILQMILESYNNDEWRLIFGDPTKFGLGLFSVAFDIIFLVQHYCLYRRSPLYEAVTQDD; translated from the exons ATGCAGAATCTGGGCTTGGATGGATGCCTGCTTGTCCAGCTATTGCTCCTGTGGACACTAACTAATGCATCTG ATTCCAGGGTTAATTTGTTTGCGCCTGAAGCTGTTACATTGGAGGAACATTGTAAGGCCCAAATCACCATCACTTCCAG TTTACCTTCCAACCAGTCAACAGTGATTGTATTAAATGTCACCTACAGCTCCAAGTCTAACTACTCGTCTATAATCACACTGCCCGAGCAG gTGTTGCTACCAGCAGATTTGACCTCCATCAGTTTTAATGTGACAGCTCTTGGTGTTGGTCAAGTCACGACCCATCTGCAGAGCAACAACACAGAGCAACAACACAG ttTGACTGTGAAGATCTGCTTCCTGGTTGTCCATAGCGAAGCCCTATCTGTGATCAGTCAGGTGATTGGCTGGATTTACTTTGTGGCCTGGTCAGTGTCATTCTATCCACAAGCCTGGGaaaactggaaaagaaaaag TGTTGTAGGTCTCAACTTTGACTTCCTGGCTCTCAACCTAACGGGCTTCTTTGCATACAGTGTCTTCAATATAGGGCTGTTCTGGGTGAAATATATAAAG GAGGagtttctgcagaagaacccTAATGGCATTAACCCGGTCAGTGCTAATGATGTCTTCTTCAGTCTTCATGCTCTTCTGCTTTGCTTGGTCTACATCTGCCAGGCTGCCATTTATGAG AGGGGGGGACAAAAGATTTCTCGCCTGACCTTGTTCTTGTTGGTGGTTGGCTGGATGTTTGCCTTGGTCAGCTTATTTGTTGCTGTAGCCAAACAGATCACATGGCTGGATTACCTCTACTACTTCTCCTACATTAAACTGGCTGTTACACTCATTAAATATGTTCCACAG GCTTACATGAACTATATAAGGAAAAGCACTGTGGGGTGGAGTATTGGCAATGTATTGCTGGACTTCACTGGTGGAACCTTCAGTATTCTACAGATGATCCTAGAGTCTTACAACAATG ATGAGTGGAGGCTCATATTTGGCGATCCTACGAAGTTTGGCCTGGGTTTGTTCTCTGTGGCGTTTGATATCATCTTTCTGGTTCAGCACTACTGTCTATATAGACGGTCGCCTCTGTATGAAGCTGTGACACAAGACGACTGA
- the ctns gene encoding cystinosin isoform X1, whose protein sequence is MLTDKMQNLGLDGCLLVQLLLLWTLTNASDSRVNLFAPEAVTLEEHCKAQITITSSLPSNQSTVIVLNVTYSSKSNYSSIITLPEQVLLPADLTSISFNVTALGVGQVTTHLQSNNTEQQHSLTVKICFLVVHSEALSVISQVIGWIYFVAWSVSFYPQAWENWKRKSVVGLNFDFLALNLTGFFAYSVFNIGLFWVKYIKEEFLQKNPNGINPVSANDVFFSLHALLLCLVYICQAAIYERGGQKISRLTLFLLVVGWMFALVSLFVAVAKQITWLDYLYYFSYIKLAVTLIKYVPQAYMNYIRKSTVGWSIGNVLLDFTGGTFSILQMILESYNNDEWRLIFGDPTKFGLGLFSVAFDIIFLVQHYCLYRRSPLYEAVTQDD, encoded by the exons at GTTGACAGACAAAATGCAGAATCTGGGCTTGGATGGATGCCTGCTTGTCCAGCTATTGCTCCTGTGGACACTAACTAATGCATCTG ATTCCAGGGTTAATTTGTTTGCGCCTGAAGCTGTTACATTGGAGGAACATTGTAAGGCCCAAATCACCATCACTTCCAG TTTACCTTCCAACCAGTCAACAGTGATTGTATTAAATGTCACCTACAGCTCCAAGTCTAACTACTCGTCTATAATCACACTGCCCGAGCAG gTGTTGCTACCAGCAGATTTGACCTCCATCAGTTTTAATGTGACAGCTCTTGGTGTTGGTCAAGTCACGACCCATCTGCAGAGCAACAACACAGAGCAACAACACAG ttTGACTGTGAAGATCTGCTTCCTGGTTGTCCATAGCGAAGCCCTATCTGTGATCAGTCAGGTGATTGGCTGGATTTACTTTGTGGCCTGGTCAGTGTCATTCTATCCACAAGCCTGGGaaaactggaaaagaaaaag TGTTGTAGGTCTCAACTTTGACTTCCTGGCTCTCAACCTAACGGGCTTCTTTGCATACAGTGTCTTCAATATAGGGCTGTTCTGGGTGAAATATATAAAG GAGGagtttctgcagaagaacccTAATGGCATTAACCCGGTCAGTGCTAATGATGTCTTCTTCAGTCTTCATGCTCTTCTGCTTTGCTTGGTCTACATCTGCCAGGCTGCCATTTATGAG AGGGGGGGACAAAAGATTTCTCGCCTGACCTTGTTCTTGTTGGTGGTTGGCTGGATGTTTGCCTTGGTCAGCTTATTTGTTGCTGTAGCCAAACAGATCACATGGCTGGATTACCTCTACTACTTCTCCTACATTAAACTGGCTGTTACACTCATTAAATATGTTCCACAG GCTTACATGAACTATATAAGGAAAAGCACTGTGGGGTGGAGTATTGGCAATGTATTGCTGGACTTCACTGGTGGAACCTTCAGTATTCTACAGATGATCCTAGAGTCTTACAACAATG ATGAGTGGAGGCTCATATTTGGCGATCCTACGAAGTTTGGCCTGGGTTTGTTCTCTGTGGCGTTTGATATCATCTTTCTGGTTCAGCACTACTGTCTATATAGACGGTCGCCTCTGTATGAAGCTGTGACACAAGACGACTGA